The Microcebus murinus isolate Inina chromosome 28, M.murinus_Inina_mat1.0, whole genome shotgun sequence genome has a segment encoding these proteins:
- the LOC105883873 gene encoding olfactory receptor 1f45-like yields MDRNNQTGATEFLLLGLSGQPEQEEVLFGFFLWMYLVTIAGNMLITLAISCDSHLHTPMYFFLANLSCVDICLSSVTVPKMLVNHVLGSKSISYGGCMTQIYFFITLGNMDGFLLSVMAYDRYVAVCCPLHYAMRMRPRLCVLLVAVSWLITHLHALLHTILMVRLTFCSDNAVHHFFCDPEAILKLSCSDTFINDLMILTVGGLVFLTPFTCIIVSYACIFSTVLRSPSVRGIRKALSTCGSHLTVVSLFYGAVLGVYMHPSSSYSVQDTVATVIFTVVTPLVNPFIYSLRNHDMKGAIRKLTFRRLVLSRF; encoded by the coding sequence ATGGACAGAAACAACCAGACTGGAGCCACAGAATTCCTTCTCCTGGGACTCTCTGGGCAGCCAGAGCAGGAAGAGGTTCTCTTCGGTTTCTTCCTGTGGATGTATCTGGTCACCATCGCTGGGAACATGCTCATCACGCTGGCCATCAGCTGTGACAGTCATCTCCATACGCCCATGTACTTCTTCTTGGCCAACCTCTCCTGTGTTGACATCTGCTTGTCATCGGTCACCGTCCCCAAGATGCTGGTGAATCACGTGCTGGGAAGCAAGTCTATCTCTTATGGGGGATGTATGACCCAGATCTACTTCTTCATCACTTTAGGCAACATGGACGGCTTCCTCCTGAGCGTGATGGCCTACGACCGCTACGTAGCCGTGTGCTGCCCACTGCACTACGCCATGCGCATGAGGCCCAGGCTCTGTGTCCTTCTGGTGGCCGTGTCCTGGCTCATTACACACCTGCATGCTCTTCTACACACCATTCTCATGGTCCGACTCACATTTTGTTCCGACAATGCCGTGCACCACTTCTTCTGTGACCCTGAGGCTATTCTGAAACTCTCTTGTTCTGATACTTTTATCAATGATCTGATGATCTTGACTGTGGGTGGGCTGGTATTTCTGACACCATTTACATGCATCATTGTTTCGTATGCTTGCATCTTCTCCACGGTCCTGAGGTCGCCGTCTGTCCGTGGGATAAGGAAAGCCCTGTCCACGTGTGGCTCCCACCTCACTGTGGTGTCCCTGTTCTACGGGGCTGTCCTGGGCGTCTACATGCACCCTTCCTCCTCCTACTCAGTTCAGGACACGGTGGCCACTGTCATCTTCACAGTGGTGACACCACTGGTCAATCCCTTCATCTACAGCCTCCGGAATCATGACATGAAGGGAGCCATAAGGAAACTAACTTTTAGGAGACTAGTTTTGTCGAGATTCTAG